A region from the Deinococcus sp. KNUC1210 genome encodes:
- a CDS encoding YrdB family protein, with protein sequence MNPLAPVAFLTELAALVALGVWGARTGHGSWSWVLAVAAPLVFATIWGALLSPRAPVALPFAVTLTLKILVFGVATWAAVIVWDRWAAVFGVAVLLSLLADLLPT encoded by the coding sequence GTGAATCCCCTCGCGCCTGTCGCCTTCCTGACCGAACTGGCGGCCCTGGTCGCGCTCGGCGTGTGGGGGGCACGAACCGGCCACGGTAGCTGGAGCTGGGTGCTGGCGGTCGCCGCCCCGCTGGTCTTCGCGACCATCTGGGGTGCGCTGCTGTCTCCAAGGGCGCCGGTGGCCTTGCCGTTTGCCGTGACGCTGACGCTCAAGATTCTGGTGTTCGGTGTGGCGACCTGGGCAGCCGTCATTGTCTGGGACAGGTGGGCAGCTGTGTTCGGAGTGGCGGTGCTCCTCAGTCTGCTGGCCGATCTGCTACCGACCTAG